Proteins encoded in a region of the Haloarcula sp. CBA1129 genome:
- a CDS encoding AMP-binding protein: MRDPVDWPTTDLVTHRAATTPDRTAMVAADSGTEVTYRELDTAVDAVAAELDRRTDAPDATIATLLPTRPAVGTLLFAAMRQGATLAPLNVELDAETIQTQLSSLDADLLVCGDGTASLAADLDGCPVVSVDGDLPGTGVADEAAANVTADEAATDVPADETATDVTPATLSRTDTQLVIFTSGTTSEPKGVQLTVGNLVASAIASSYRLGVLPTDRWLVCLPTYHMGGLAPFVRSALYGTAVVVQRSFDAETTQQVIADRSVTGVSLVPTMLSRLLDAGWEPPASLRFVLLGGGPASESLVERCQEHGVPVCPTYGMTETASQIATARPETAFERSGTVGQPLVFTDVTVVADGEPCDPGEHGEIVVDGPTVTPGYLTGDGDAFGDHGFRTGDVGYRDADGHLWVEGRVDDQIVTGGENVDASTVTAAIRDHPDVADAAVVGVQDPEWGQRVAALVVGEVLPGTVRDHCAERLAAYEVPKTVQVADALPRTASGTVDRTAVRSLLAADTGTGDGRSSEATR; encoded by the coding sequence ATGCGTGACCCCGTCGACTGGCCGACAACGGACCTCGTCACCCACCGTGCCGCCACGACGCCAGACCGAACGGCGATGGTCGCGGCGGATTCGGGGACAGAAGTGACGTACCGCGAACTCGATACCGCTGTCGACGCGGTGGCTGCCGAACTCGACCGGCGGACCGACGCCCCGGACGCCACCATCGCGACGCTCCTGCCGACTCGGCCGGCGGTCGGGACGCTCCTGTTCGCGGCGATGCGACAGGGAGCGACGCTGGCACCGCTGAACGTCGAACTCGACGCGGAGACGATCCAAACACAGCTGTCGTCGCTCGACGCCGACCTCCTCGTCTGTGGCGACGGCACTGCGTCACTGGCAGCGGACCTCGACGGCTGTCCCGTCGTTTCTGTCGACGGGGACTTGCCCGGCACCGGTGTAGCTGACGAGGCAGCCGCGAACGTTACGGCCGACGAGGCAGCGACGGACGTGCCGGCCGACGAGACAGCCACAGATGTGACTCCAGCGACCCTCTCCCGGACGGACACACAGCTCGTTATCTTCACCTCGGGGACGACCAGCGAGCCGAAGGGCGTCCAGCTAACCGTCGGCAATCTCGTCGCCAGCGCCATCGCGTCCTCCTACCGCCTCGGCGTCCTTCCTACGGATCGCTGGCTGGTGTGTCTACCCACGTATCACATGGGCGGGCTGGCCCCGTTCGTCCGGAGCGCGCTGTACGGCACCGCAGTCGTCGTCCAGCGGTCGTTCGACGCCGAGACAACACAACAAGTCATCGCCGACCGGTCGGTGACGGGCGTCTCACTGGTGCCGACGATGCTCTCGCGGCTGCTGGATGCGGGCTGGGAACCGCCAGCCTCGCTTCGCTTCGTCCTGCTCGGTGGCGGCCCGGCCAGCGAGTCGCTCGTCGAGCGGTGTCAGGAGCACGGTGTGCCAGTGTGTCCTACCTATGGAATGACCGAGACGGCGTCACAGATAGCGACGGCGCGACCCGAGACCGCGTTTGAGCGGTCCGGCACCGTCGGCCAGCCGCTCGTGTTTACCGACGTAACGGTCGTCGCTGACGGTGAGCCGTGCGACCCCGGCGAACACGGCGAGATCGTCGTCGATGGCCCCACGGTGACACCGGGGTATCTGACCGGAGACGGTGACGCGTTCGGCGACCACGGGTTCAGGACCGGTGACGTGGGCTATCGGGACGCGGATGGTCACCTCTGGGTGGAGGGCCGCGTCGACGACCAGATTGTGACCGGCGGGGAAAACGTCGACGCGAGTACAGTCACAGCGGCGATTCGCGACCATCCAGACGTTGCTGACGCGGCCGTAGTCGGAGTGCAGGACCCGGAGTGGGGGCAGCGCGTCGCGGCACTGGTCGTTGGTGAGGTCTTGCCCGGAACGGTTCGAGACCACTGTGCCGAACGGCTCGCCGCCTACGAGGTCCCGAAAACGGTTCAGGTCGCCGACGCGCTGCCGCGGACGGCCTCCGGAACCGTCGACCGAACCGCCGTCCGGTCGCTACTCGCTGCCGATACCGGAACGGGCGATGGCAGGTCGAGCGAAGCGACCCGATAG
- a CDS encoding long-chain-fatty-acid--CoA ligase, whose product MHKPLLTTDFLDRAREYYGDKEAIVATTGERFTYEEFGERADGFSAALAARGIEKGDRVAVLDPNTHYQLEAAYGIMQLGAAHTPLNYRLVPDDFEYILSDAEVDAVYADYEYAEKIEPIRDEVPTETFVTNDTDAVDGDWESFDEIIEAAGTDYERPEMDEDDDITINYTSGTTGDPKGVVRTHRTETLHAYLVALHQELSDDDVYLWTLPMFHVNGWGHIFSVTGMGAKHVCTRGVDAEGIFDAVRTEDVSYLCGAPTVLNILADRYADHDGEIETNGANDVRIATAGSAPPEAVIRTVEDDFGWYLKHVYGATETGPLVTTSDARRFFEDGSDARFSVKKRQGIGYLGTDVRVVDEDGNDVPHDDETLGEVVVRGNQVMDRYWNKPEQTEEAFSDRVEGYYHMGDLATVDEDGMVAIRDRKKDIIISGGENISSIELEDTLYDHDAVSDVAVIPAPSDEWGETPKAFVVPNSGDPDNPGVTAEDLRNFTREQLATYKVVRRVEFVEQLPTTATGKVQKYELREQEWEDEDEMVGQG is encoded by the coding sequence ATGCATAAGCCACTGCTTACCACGGATTTTCTCGACCGTGCGCGGGAGTACTACGGGGACAAAGAGGCTATCGTCGCCACGACCGGTGAGCGGTTTACCTACGAGGAGTTCGGCGAGCGGGCCGACGGGTTTTCGGCGGCGCTGGCTGCCCGTGGCATCGAGAAGGGGGACCGGGTGGCCGTGCTGGACCCGAACACGCACTACCAGCTCGAAGCGGCCTACGGGATCATGCAACTGGGGGCGGCCCACACACCACTGAACTACCGGCTCGTGCCGGACGATTTCGAATACATCCTCTCGGACGCCGAGGTCGATGCGGTCTACGCGGACTACGAGTACGCAGAGAAGATCGAGCCGATCCGCGACGAGGTCCCCACTGAAACCTTCGTCACCAACGACACGGACGCTGTCGACGGCGACTGGGAATCATTCGACGAGATTATCGAGGCGGCGGGGACCGACTATGAGCGCCCGGAGATGGACGAAGACGACGATATCACTATCAACTACACATCCGGGACGACCGGCGACCCGAAGGGCGTCGTCCGGACCCACCGGACGGAGACGCTCCATGCCTACTTGGTCGCGCTGCATCAGGAGCTCTCGGACGACGACGTCTACCTCTGGACGCTGCCGATGTTCCACGTCAACGGCTGGGGTCACATCTTCTCGGTCACCGGTATGGGCGCGAAACACGTCTGTACCCGCGGTGTTGACGCCGAAGGAATCTTCGACGCCGTCAGGACAGAGGACGTGTCCTATCTCTGTGGCGCGCCGACAGTGCTGAACATCTTGGCGGACCGCTACGCGGACCACGACGGGGAGATTGAGACGAACGGTGCCAACGATGTTCGCATCGCAACGGCCGGCAGCGCGCCGCCGGAAGCCGTCATCCGAACCGTCGAAGACGACTTCGGCTGGTACCTGAAACACGTCTACGGCGCGACCGAAACCGGCCCGCTCGTCACGACATCGGACGCTCGCCGCTTCTTCGAGGACGGCAGCGACGCCCGGTTCAGCGTCAAGAAGCGTCAGGGCATCGGCTACCTCGGGACGGATGTCCGGGTCGTCGACGAAGACGGCAACGACGTGCCACACGACGACGAGACACTCGGGGAAGTCGTTGTCCGCGGTAATCAGGTGATGGACCGCTACTGGAACAAGCCCGAACAGACGGAAGAGGCCTTCTCCGACCGCGTCGAAGGCTACTACCACATGGGCGACTTGGCGACAGTCGACGAGGACGGCATGGTCGCCATCCGCGACCGCAAGAAGGACATCATCATCTCCGGCGGCGAAAACATCTCCAGCATCGAACTGGAGGACACGCTCTACGACCACGACGCCGTCAGCGATGTTGCGGTCATCCCTGCACCGAGCGACGAATGGGGCGAGACGCCGAAGGCATTCGTCGTCCCGAACTCCGGTGACCCTGACAATCCGGGCGTGACAGCCGAAGACCTCCGGAACTTCACCCGAGAACAACTGGCGACCTACAAAGTCGTCCGCCGCGTGGAGTTCGTCGAGCAACTGCCCACGACAGCGACCGGGAAGGTTCAGAAGTACGAACTCCGCGAACAGGAGTGGGAAGACGAAGACGAGATGGTCGGTCAGGGGTAG
- a CDS encoding PAS domain S-box protein codes for MTDTDETMRILHVDDEPGFADMATSFLEREDGRLEVQTATSAAAGLTILADDDIDCVVSDYDMPDRNGIQFLEAVREEYDALPFILFTGKGSEEIASDAISAGVTDYLQKGSGTDQYAVLANRITNAVESQRVKRERNRQLDAIETAQEGISILDEDGQFIFVNEAYADLYGYDPDEMVGEHWELLYQEEDIPRIYEEIIPTVEENGYWTGTTTGLRADGSTFTEDHVLALTDRGELVCTVRDISNQRDGEQELTRIKRAMDEAPIGITITGLGQEDTPITYANSRFLELTGYAESEVCGRNCRFLQGEGTESEPVDAMRAAIDADEPVSVELRNYRKDGTMFWSQVSIAPVRDDDGTVDSYVGFQQDITERKEHERRLRALSESVQNLIRADTRKEVAEIGVETARTVLGLEASTIHLYNETEQTLEPVAASDAIYDLVPDLPTFTPGDSIAWRVYESGDALAVDDVHADPDIYNPDTRIKSELYLPLDEHGILLAGSKRTAAFDQRDIVLGEILAGHVTSALKQVEGTEQLRDREQDLKQHNDRLEAFTSIVSHDLRNPLNVAQGRLQLAREQCESEHLAAVERAHERMDTLIADLLTLARDGETVTDREPVALASLVDSCWTTVETADATLTTDIDRTVLANESRLKQLFENLVRNAIEHAGSDVTVTVGALDDGFYVADDGPGIPEADRETVFEVGYSTNTDGTGFGLCIAKQVAEAHGWEIRVRDSADGGARFEVTGVSFRDA; via the coding sequence ATGACTGATACCGATGAGACGATGCGTATTCTCCACGTCGACGACGAGCCGGGGTTTGCCGACATGGCGACGTCGTTTCTCGAACGCGAGGACGGCCGGTTAGAGGTTCAGACTGCAACAAGCGCCGCGGCGGGACTGACTATCTTGGCCGACGACGACATCGACTGTGTCGTCTCCGACTACGACATGCCCGACCGGAACGGCATCCAGTTTCTCGAAGCCGTCCGCGAGGAGTACGATGCTCTCCCCTTCATTCTCTTCACCGGCAAAGGCTCCGAAGAGATCGCCAGCGACGCGATTTCGGCCGGCGTCACCGACTATCTGCAGAAAGGGAGCGGCACCGACCAGTACGCGGTGCTCGCGAACAGGATCACGAACGCTGTGGAGTCCCAGCGTGTCAAACGCGAGCGCAACCGCCAACTCGACGCCATCGAAACCGCACAGGAAGGGATCAGCATCCTCGACGAAGACGGGCAGTTCATTTTCGTCAACGAAGCCTACGCGGACCTCTATGGCTACGATCCGGACGAGATGGTGGGAGAACACTGGGAACTCCTGTATCAAGAGGAAGACATTCCACGGATCTACGAAGAGATCATCCCGACTGTCGAGGAGAACGGGTACTGGACCGGAACGACGACCGGGCTCCGTGCCGACGGCAGTACGTTCACCGAAGACCACGTTCTCGCGCTGACCGACCGTGGTGAACTGGTCTGTACAGTCCGTGATATCTCCAACCAGCGCGACGGCGAACAGGAACTCACCCGAATCAAGCGTGCCATGGACGAGGCACCCATTGGAATCACGATCACTGGCCTCGGGCAGGAGGACACACCGATCACTTATGCCAACAGTCGGTTTCTGGAACTGACCGGCTACGCGGAGTCGGAGGTGTGCGGCCGAAACTGCCGGTTCCTGCAAGGCGAAGGGACCGAGTCCGAACCGGTCGACGCGATGCGGGCGGCCATCGATGCGGACGAACCCGTGTCAGTCGAACTCCGGAACTACCGCAAGGACGGAACCATGTTCTGGAGTCAGGTATCTATCGCCCCGGTCCGCGATGATGACGGAACGGTCGACAGCTACGTCGGGTTCCAGCAGGACATCACCGAGCGGAAGGAACACGAACGCCGCCTCAGAGCGCTCAGCGAATCGGTGCAGAATCTGATTCGGGCGGACACGCGCAAGGAAGTCGCCGAGATCGGCGTCGAGACAGCGCGCACTGTGCTCGGACTCGAAGCGAGCACGATCCACCTCTACAACGAGACGGAACAGACCCTCGAACCGGTCGCCGCATCCGACGCGATCTATGACTTGGTACCGGACCTACCGACCTTCACACCCGGAGACAGCATCGCGTGGCGCGTCTACGAGTCCGGCGATGCACTCGCCGTCGATGATGTCCATGCCGACCCGGATATCTACAACCCGGACACGCGGATCAAAAGCGAGCTATATCTCCCGCTCGACGAGCACGGAATCCTGCTGGCCGGCTCGAAGAGGACCGCGGCGTTCGACCAGCGGGACATCGTCCTCGGTGAGATTCTGGCCGGACACGTCACCAGTGCACTCAAGCAGGTCGAAGGAACCGAACAGTTACGCGACCGCGAGCAAGACCTCAAACAGCACAACGACCGGCTCGAAGCGTTTACCAGCATCGTCTCCCACGACTTGCGGAATCCGCTGAACGTCGCCCAAGGACGACTGCAACTGGCACGCGAGCAGTGCGAGAGTGAGCATCTGGCCGCTGTCGAGCGGGCACACGAGCGGATGGACACGCTGATAGCCGATCTGCTCACACTGGCACGCGACGGTGAGACCGTGACCGACCGCGAACCGGTCGCACTTGCGTCGCTCGTGGATAGTTGCTGGACGACTGTCGAGACGGCCGATGCGACACTCACCACTGATATCGACCGGACCGTTCTGGCAAACGAGAGTCGCCTGAAGCAGTTGTTCGAGAACCTCGTTCGGAACGCCATCGAGCACGCCGGGTCGGACGTGACCGTGACAGTCGGGGCGTTGGACGACGGGTTCTACGTCGCAGACGACGGCCCCGGTATCCCCGAAGCCGACCGGGAGACTGTGTTCGAAGTCGGGTACTCGACGAACACGGATGGGACTGGGTTCGGGCTGTGTATCGCCAAGCAGGTCGCGGAGGCACACGGCTGGGAGATACGCGTTCGCGACAGTGCCGACGGTGGCGCACGGTTCGAAGTTACCGGCGTCTCGTTTCGCGATGCGTAG
- a CDS encoding mandelate racemase/muconate lactonizing enzyme family protein: protein MKVDPFSLPLSSPLATARETISQRSGFVVRYDHRGETGVGEATPLPGWTESVDDCQRGLDDAAEVAAGGGHTDILLSLDAASVPAARHGFATALLDADAKADGVPLYQWFDADRRCDRVPVNATVGDGSPAETADAVSQAVEAGYDCCKLKVGKRSVDEDVERVRTVRERVGDDVTLRADANGAWSREQAADAFDRLAPLSVAYVEQPLPADDLAGHAALRGTGVGVALDESLVDRRVDSVLDADAADVLILKPMVLGGPGNAHTLALRAREQGIEPVITTTIDAVVARLAALHVAAAIPDVRACGLATGDRLAADLAPDPTTVTDGTMSVPQETGLGIDPAEVNPDA from the coding sequence ATGAAGGTCGACCCGTTCTCGCTCCCGCTTTCGAGTCCACTTGCCACCGCCCGCGAAACCATCAGCCAGCGCTCCGGGTTCGTCGTCCGCTACGACCACCGCGGCGAGACCGGCGTCGGCGAAGCCACACCGCTTCCGGGCTGGACTGAGTCCGTTGATGACTGCCAACGCGGGCTCGACGACGCGGCCGAGGTCGCTGCTGGCGGCGGGCATACTGATATTCTCCTTTCACTGGACGCCGCGTCCGTCCCCGCTGCCCGCCACGGCTTCGCGACCGCGTTGCTGGACGCCGATGCCAAAGCCGACGGCGTGCCGCTGTACCAGTGGTTCGATGCTGACAGGCGATGCGACCGGGTTCCGGTCAACGCGACGGTCGGGGACGGGTCGCCAGCCGAGACAGCCGACGCCGTTTCACAGGCGGTCGAGGCCGGCTACGACTGCTGTAAGCTCAAAGTCGGGAAGCGATCCGTTGACGAGGACGTAGAGCGCGTTCGGACCGTCCGCGAGCGCGTGGGCGACGACGTGACGCTCCGGGCCGACGCAAACGGCGCGTGGTCCCGCGAGCAGGCTGCGGACGCCTTCGACCGGCTCGCGCCGCTTTCCGTGGCCTACGTCGAACAGCCGCTCCCGGCCGACGACCTCGCCGGCCACGCAGCCCTTCGGGGCACTGGCGTCGGCGTCGCGCTTGACGAGTCGCTCGTCGACCGCCGGGTCGATAGCGTACTCGACGCCGACGCGGCCGACGTGCTGATACTGAAACCGATGGTACTCGGCGGTCCGGGCAACGCCCACACGCTGGCGCTCCGCGCTCGTGAGCAGGGGATCGAACCCGTTATCACGACGACTATCGACGCCGTCGTCGCCCGCCTCGCGGCGCTGCACGTCGCCGCCGCAATTCCCGACGTCCGAGCCTGCGGTCTGGCGACCGGTGACAGACTGGCGGCCGACCTCGCTCCGGACCCGACGACGGTGACCGACGGAACGATGTCGGTCCCCCAAGAGACTGGCCTCGGTATCGACCCGGCAGAGGTGAACCCCGATGCGTGA
- a CDS encoding 1,4-dihydroxy-2-naphthoate polyprenyltransferase — MSTATADVSKRQAWVMAARPQTLPAGAAPVIAGMGLAVHAGVFAPLPAVAALLGALLIQIGTNFANDYYDAVKGADTDEREGFTRVTAGGLIDADEVKRAMIATYGLAVVIGVYLVAVGGLPIVIVGLSGIAAGVLYTGGPFPYGYRGLGDLFVFVYFGLVAVTGTYYVQAVASASGVGTFPMTLPPGSVTAAAVTASLPAAGLSTAILVVNNIRDRETDRATGKKTLAVYLGYGWSRVEFLLMVGMAYVVPVVFALDSQYGLPALAPLLTLPLAATVSKTVLTQTGGDALNPTLERVGQTLFAHSVLFALGLAAPQLL, encoded by the coding sequence ATGAGTACAGCGACGGCGGACGTTTCGAAGCGACAGGCGTGGGTGATGGCCGCGCGGCCACAGACACTGCCTGCCGGGGCCGCGCCAGTCATCGCCGGGATGGGGCTGGCAGTCCACGCCGGGGTCTTCGCTCCACTGCCGGCAGTCGCGGCGCTGCTGGGCGCGCTGCTTATCCAGATCGGAACGAACTTCGCGAATGACTACTACGACGCGGTGAAAGGGGCCGATACCGACGAACGCGAGGGGTTCACCCGGGTAACCGCTGGCGGCCTCATCGACGCTGACGAGGTCAAACGAGCGATGATAGCGACGTATGGGCTCGCCGTTGTCATCGGCGTCTATCTCGTCGCCGTCGGCGGCCTTCCCATTGTCATTGTTGGCCTCTCGGGTATCGCCGCCGGGGTTCTCTACACCGGCGGTCCGTTCCCATACGGCTACCGCGGCCTCGGGGACCTGTTCGTGTTCGTCTACTTCGGCCTTGTCGCGGTTACCGGGACCTACTACGTACAGGCCGTGGCGAGCGCCAGCGGCGTCGGCACGTTCCCGATGACGCTTCCGCCGGGATCGGTTACTGCTGCCGCCGTCACGGCGAGCCTCCCGGCAGCCGGCCTGTCAACCGCGATTCTCGTCGTCAACAACATCCGAGACCGCGAGACAGACCGCGCCACGGGCAAGAAGACGCTAGCCGTCTATCTGGGCTATGGATGGAGCCGCGTCGAGTTCCTGTTGATGGTCGGGATGGCCTACGTCGTCCCGGTCGTGTTCGCTCTCGACAGTCAGTACGGACTGCCCGCGCTGGCTCCGCTACTAACGCTGCCGCTGGCAGCCACCGTCTCCAAGACGGTCCTCACACAGACCGGCGGCGATGCGCTGAACCCGACGCTCGAACGGGTCGGACAGACGTTGTTCGCCCACTCCGTCCTGTTCGCGCTGGGACTCGCCGCCCCACAGCTACTATGA
- a CDS encoding PGF-CTERM sorting domain-containing protein, which produces MRREILLTGGVVVVVLTMLIGATAVPGALSEPQDDVRESYLDLRETTIEPAAVDGQTVTLAIDARLSHRGGPAENVTVETRAIDADTGLVATTTRQSVGDIDGEREVSVRSNITVERAGGYRIDTIVYEDGNRVETGQQSVQNVDALTPAYARSTVTFQRFENAGVPLDSITYRIDSVSDNQTTLNVSVYVTNAGNTPSDDLSLRLRARQADSNVIADESTVRVGQIRPGRTEIVRTQLTVPDGYNYWLDGMLLSDGVIVGTESSPANLHPTERLQENETRQEVGFQSSDFEQDRPEEREMDGPQQTAAGEGPGFTALLGLIAVLASALLIARRQTNE; this is translated from the coding sequence GTGCGACGTGAAATCCTCCTTACCGGTGGTGTGGTCGTGGTCGTCCTGACCATGCTCATCGGTGCAACAGCGGTCCCCGGCGCGCTCTCCGAACCGCAGGACGACGTTCGGGAGAGCTATCTCGACCTCCGCGAGACGACCATCGAGCCGGCCGCCGTCGACGGCCAGACGGTGACGCTCGCCATCGACGCGCGGCTCTCGCACCGCGGCGGTCCCGCCGAGAACGTCACCGTCGAGACGCGAGCCATCGACGCGGACACCGGCCTCGTCGCGACGACGACGCGGCAGTCGGTCGGAGACATAGACGGGGAACGAGAGGTATCGGTGCGGTCGAATATCACGGTCGAGCGAGCAGGCGGCTATCGGATCGACACAATCGTCTACGAGGACGGGAACCGCGTCGAGACCGGACAGCAGTCGGTCCAGAACGTCGACGCCCTCACACCGGCGTACGCTCGGAGTACCGTGACCTTCCAGCGATTCGAGAACGCCGGCGTCCCGCTGGACTCCATCACCTATCGGATCGACAGCGTCTCGGACAACCAGACGACGCTGAACGTCTCAGTGTACGTCACAAACGCCGGCAACACTCCGTCTGATGACCTTTCGCTCCGGCTTCGAGCGCGGCAGGCTGATTCGAACGTCATCGCCGACGAGTCGACTGTGCGGGTCGGCCAGATTCGCCCCGGACGGACGGAGATCGTCAGAACCCAACTGACGGTACCTGACGGCTACAACTACTGGCTCGACGGCATGCTCCTCTCCGATGGCGTCATCGTCGGGACGGAGAGTTCGCCGGCGAACCTCCATCCGACGGAGCGTCTACAAGAGAACGAAACACGGCAGGAAGTCGGCTTCCAGTCCAGCGACTTCGAACAGGACCGGCCCGAAGAACGAGAGATGGACGGACCACAGCAGACCGCGGCCGGGGAAGGTCCCGGCTTCACGGCGCTACTCGGCCTGATTGCCGTCCTCGCAAGCGCCCTCCTCATCGCACGGAGACAGACCAATGAGTGA